A single window of Rhipicephalus microplus isolate Deutch F79 chromosome 5, USDA_Rmic, whole genome shotgun sequence DNA harbors:
- the LOC119173816 gene encoding testicular acid phosphatase homolog: MQAASSAALKAVPAPDNLLYAFVISRHGQRTPIMCCKNLPKSVPEDHGQLTREGHEQTFKLGFFLRLRYDEFLVADEPDQLLATHVRLPRCRESLSETVRGLNFPTSTPLELDPTRYDLLFQASLIENIDLILQAPVVPPAQGDFSCIGDLLAFIAEKTGAPTREKRQKFLVMDSLLTYVAIGNPIPAWAQPIWNVLIDADNRMFGLALAGNELRYAENVLREVVETLSQKFEQGVERPDRLHVFSMSDSSVYSILKLLDTSYGDHPCFCASVLFEVFEDSSKAKRVQVLLSTETDKDPHLVDTDKLKNPCELKEFLGVVRDILKS, from the exons ATGCAGGCTGCCAGTTCCGCCGCATTGAAAGCTGTGCCAGCTCCCGACAACCTGCTGTACGCCTTCGTCATAAGCCGCCACGGCCAGCGGACTCCCATCATGTGCTGCAAGAATCTGCCCAAAAGCGTTCCCGAAGACCACGGCCAGCTCACCAGGGAGGGCCACGAGCAGACGTTCAAGCTGGGTTTCTTCTTGAGGCTCCGGTACGACGAATTCCTGGTGGCCGACGAGCCCGACCAGCTGCTGGCCACGCACGTGCGCCTGCCGCGGTGTCGGGAGAGCCTGAGCGAGACCGTACGGGGTCTCAACTTTCCCACGTCGACGCCGCTCGAGCTGGACCCGACGCGCTACGACCTGTTGTTCCAGGCGAGCCTTATCGAGAACATCGACTTGATCCTGCAGGCGCCTGTCGTGCCTCCCGCTCAGGGTGACTTCTCGTGCATCGGAGATCTTCTGGCTTTCATCGCGGAGAAGACCGGAGCGCCCACGCGTGAGAAGCGGCAGAAGTTTTTGGTAATGGACAGCTTGCTGACGTACGTGGCTATCGGCAACCCGATCCCCGCTTGGGCGCAGCCCATCTGGAACGTCCTAATCGACGCAGATAACAGGATGTTCGGACTGGCGCTTGCGGGCAACGAGCTACG CTACGCCGAGAACGTGCTACGAGAGGTCGTGGAGACCCTCTCGCAGAAGTTCGAGCAGGGCGTCGAGCGTCCCGACAGGTTGCACGTCTTCTCGATGTCCGACTCGAGCGTGTACTCGATACTCAAGCTGCTCGACACGTCGTACGGCGACCACCCTTGCTTCTGTGCCAGCGTCCTCTTCGAGGTGTTCGAGGACTCCTCGAAAGCGAAGCGCGTTCAGGTTCTCCTCTCCACGGAGACGGACAAGGACCCGCACTTGGTGGACACCGATAAACTGAAGAACCCGTGCGAGCTGAAGGAGTTTCTGGGCGTTGTTCGTGACATCCTGAAGTCTTAA